The Balneola sp. genomic sequence ATCGATTTCACTTTGCGGAATGGGCAGCAATTCGTGCTTTCCTTCTATAAAACCCAAAGGCCCTAATACTTCAGGGGCTTTTCCGGTGCGTACCAGGTCCCAGAAACGATGCCCTTCCATGGCCAGTTCTACTCTTCGTTCCTGAATAATAATTTCTCTTAGCAGGTCTTTATCGGTTTCTATGATGTCTGGCAAAATGCCTGGATCGCCTTGCCGAGCTCGTTCTCTCACTCGATTTAAATAAACCAGAGCCTGGACAGGTTGGCCATTTTCATTTAAAGCCTCGGCGGCCATAAGCAATAAATCTGCAAAGCGAATTAATCGACGGTTATGACCAAATTGAGTGTCCGTATTATTTCCGGGAAACCAAACCTTACGGTTATAACTCTCAATCTCAATTACGATACCATTTTCATCTGTTGTCTCATCCGGTGTAGATCCGTCTCCTAGTATAGTTATACCATCAATCACATCACCAAGCTCAATAATGGTAGCTTGCTCTCTGGGGTCATCATCCTCAAATGCGCTCCTGAGATCTATGGTTGGCCGATTAAAGCCCCAGCCTCGGTTTGGTGTGCCACGCACACCCTGGGTATTGGCATACTGATTTCCCGCTGTTCGATCTGATGCTGCACCTATCTCGAATACTGATTCTACACCTTGCTCACCTTCTGACCCATTTGCATGATAGAAATTCGTCTCCAGATCGTATTCATTCGAGTTTATAACAGCAAGAGCAAAGTCTTCAGCATTTCCAAAATCATTTTGGAATAAATACACCTTTGCTAATAAAGCCTGAGCTGCTCCTTTAGTAGCCCTGCCAATATCTTCAGCTCCGTATTCACTCTTGAGCGGCAGGTCATTAATTGCATCAAGTAAATCGGTCTCAACCAAATCATATATTTCTTGAGAACTAGCACGGGTTAATTTAATAGAAGGATTAGTTGTAGTTACAAGAGGAACTCCTCCAAACCCTCTTACTAAATCGAAATAAAAAGAAGCCCGAAGAAATTTTGCCTCCGCCACGTATCGTGCTCTTAACTCTTCATCCATTTGTATTAAAGGAACGCTCTCAATAACTACGTTTGCCCTTCGGATACCCAGGTACAACGTGTTCCACCATCTATCAAGGCCGTCTTGTGTAGTGGCATGAGTAAAATTATCGTAAGGAGCCTGATCAACTCCATCATTCGGGTTACTGCCTTTTGCTCCATCATCTGAAAGAAATTCCAGGAATGGGAAGCCACCAGTATGGTAGTTCCACTCCCGAAGTGTAGAGTACACCCCATTCGTAGCTAGCAATGCATCAGAAGCAGAAACTGGAAATGATTCTTGTGTAAGCTCTCCTTGAGGGTTTACATCCAGGAAACCTTCGCATCCAAGTAAAATTATTGTCAGAAGTAGAATTGAAAAAAATCGCTTCATAGTCATAACCTTGTTTTAAAATGAGGTATTAAAGCCAACAGATATCACCCGGGGAATTGGGTAAATCCCCGTATCAATTCCATTCGCTATTACACTTTGGCTGCCAATCTCCGGGGTATAGCCTGTGTATTGAGTGATTGTTAGCAGGTTATTGGCTTTTACATACAATCTTGCTTCTCGCAACCCTAAACGGCTCTGGTAAGAGGGGGGTAATTGGTACCCAATGATGACCGTTCGTAATCGTAAGAAACTACCATCATGTATGAATCGGTCTGAAGGCAAGAAGTTATACCCGCCATACGTTACCCTGGGTTCTGAATTACTGGTTCCCTCTCCCGTCCATCGGTTCCATACATGCTGCTCAAAATTATAGGGGTCAGGCCGGACTACATT encodes the following:
- a CDS encoding RagB/SusD family nutrient uptake outer membrane protein, producing the protein MTMKRFFSILLLTIILLGCEGFLDVNPQGELTQESFPVSASDALLATNGVYSTLREWNYHTGGFPFLEFLSDDGAKGSNPNDGVDQAPYDNFTHATTQDGLDRWWNTLYLGIRRANVVIESVPLIQMDEELRARYVAEAKFLRASFYFDLVRGFGGVPLVTTTNPSIKLTRASSQEIYDLVETDLLDAINDLPLKSEYGAEDIGRATKGAAQALLAKVYLFQNDFGNAEDFALAVINSNEYDLETNFYHANGSEGEQGVESVFEIGAASDRTAGNQYANTQGVRGTPNRGWGFNRPTIDLRSAFEDDDPREQATIIELGDVIDGITILGDGSTPDETTDENGIVIEIESYNRKVWFPGNNTDTQFGHNRRLIRFADLLLMAAEALNENGQPVQALVYLNRVRERARQGDPGILPDIIETDKDLLREIIIQERRVELAMEGHRFWDLVRTGKAPEVLGPLGFIEGKHELLPIPQSEIDLSQGSLEQNPMW